A portion of the Algisphaera agarilytica genome contains these proteins:
- a CDS encoding methyl-accepting chemotaxis protein: MSIKFKLTLLAAIPLLAIALMGINSTLANARVAGEMKDIQTLADLAVRVSALVHETQKERGRTAGFLGSKGAKFTAELSDQRKLADQRIAELYDFLETFDATHFDPAFQDSFAAALDDLEQIQGKRQAVSSQSITTGDALGYYTAMNGKFLDAIGVMSEQSMDADLTRSITAYVHFLKGKERAGIERAVLANTFAADAFGPGMYKKFVSLVTQQDIYLNEFKALTSDEALAFIDEASADPSFAQVQSYRDTAFANADRGNFGVDPGVWFSTITNKINKLKETEDFLSAELQGQAEAAASSAANTMLAFAAATGLIVLLGVAGAWFIMRSINRPIGKLVATINEIQTTNNLNLTADTSAKGEVGQLAGSFNEFVGTLRDIIGQVSQSSEEVAAAATEVAACSDELARGMGEQSSQVMSMSAAIEEMSASVVEVARQASDAAGDADQAGSVAREGQGVVRQTVDGMQSIKDAVTHSAQAVSELGKRGEQIGEIIAVINDIADQTNLLALNAAIEAARAGEHGRGFAVVADEVRKLADRTTQATDEISQSIIAIQKDTTSAVGRMNTGTDQVNHGVETATQAGTSLEQIVGTSESLATKVQSIAAAAEEQSSAAQEVALGIEQINTVSSYSLEGTRQANKASDHLSRKAEELRELVSRFNT, translated from the coding sequence ATGTCCATTAAATTCAAACTCACTCTGCTCGCAGCCATCCCGCTCCTGGCGATCGCCCTGATGGGGATCAACAGCACTCTGGCCAACGCCCGGGTGGCCGGTGAGATGAAAGACATCCAGACCCTTGCCGACCTGGCGGTGCGCGTCAGCGCCTTGGTGCATGAAACCCAGAAGGAACGCGGCCGTACCGCGGGCTTCCTCGGCAGCAAGGGCGCGAAGTTCACCGCCGAGCTCTCGGATCAACGTAAGCTCGCGGACCAGCGCATCGCAGAGTTGTACGACTTCCTCGAAACGTTCGACGCCACCCACTTCGACCCCGCCTTCCAGGACAGCTTTGCCGCGGCGCTCGACGACCTCGAACAGATCCAAGGCAAACGCCAGGCCGTCTCTTCTCAGAGCATCACCACCGGCGACGCGCTGGGCTACTACACCGCGATGAACGGCAAGTTCCTCGACGCCATCGGCGTGATGTCAGAGCAGAGCATGGACGCGGACCTGACGCGGTCGATCACCGCCTACGTCCACTTCCTCAAAGGCAAGGAACGCGCCGGCATCGAGCGTGCGGTGCTGGCCAACACCTTCGCCGCCGACGCCTTCGGCCCGGGCATGTACAAAAAGTTCGTCTCGCTCGTCACCCAGCAGGACATCTACCTCAACGAGTTCAAGGCCCTCACCTCTGACGAAGCGTTGGCGTTTATCGACGAGGCCTCGGCCGACCCGTCCTTCGCCCAGGTGCAGTCCTACCGCGACACGGCGTTTGCCAACGCCGACAGGGGCAACTTCGGCGTCGATCCCGGCGTGTGGTTCAGCACGATCACCAACAAGATCAACAAGCTGAAAGAAACCGAAGACTTCCTCTCCGCCGAATTGCAAGGACAGGCCGAAGCGGCGGCTTCATCGGCGGCCAATACGATGCTTGCTTTCGCGGCTGCCACCGGCCTGATTGTTTTGCTTGGTGTCGCCGGGGCCTGGTTCATCATGCGTTCGATCAACCGCCCCATCGGGAAGCTGGTCGCCACGATCAACGAGATCCAAACCACCAATAATCTCAACCTCACTGCTGATACCTCCGCCAAAGGCGAAGTCGGCCAACTCGCTGGCTCCTTCAACGAGTTTGTAGGCACCCTCCGCGACATCATCGGTCAGGTCAGCCAATCCAGCGAAGAAGTCGCCGCCGCCGCCACCGAGGTCGCCGCGTGTAGCGATGAGCTCGCCCGTGGGATGGGTGAGCAGTCGTCTCAGGTCATGTCGATGAGCGCCGCCATCGAAGAGATGTCGGCCAGCGTCGTCGAGGTCGCCCGGCAAGCCAGCGACGCCGCGGGTGACGCCGACCAAGCCGGCAGCGTGGCCCGCGAGGGGCAAGGTGTGGTGCGCCAGACCGTCGACGGCATGCAGAGCATCAAAGACGCCGTGACCCACTCCGCTCAAGCCGTCTCCGAACTCGGCAAACGCGGCGAACAGATCGGTGAGATCATCGCCGTCATTAACGATATCGCCGACCAGACCAACCTCCTAGCCCTCAACGCCGCGATCGAAGCGGCCCGCGCCGGGGAGCACGGCCGCGGGTTCGCCGTCGTCGCCGACGAGGTCCGCAAGCTCGCCGACCGCACCACCCAGGCCACCGACGAGATCAGCCAGTCGATCATCGCGATCCAGAAAGACACCACCTCGGCCGTCGGCCGCATGAACACGGGCACCGATCAAGTCAACCACGGTGTGGAAACCGCCACCCAGGCCGGGACCAGCCTGGAGCAGATCGTGGGCACCTCCGAGAGTTTGGCCACCAAGGTGCAATCTATCGCCGCGGCCGCCGAGGAGCAGTCCTCCGCGGCCCAGGAAGTGGCGCTGGGCATCGAGCAGATCAACACCGTGAGCTCGTACTCCCTTGAGGGGACCCGCCAGGCCAACAAGGCTTCGGACCACCTGTCCCGCAAGGCCGAAGAGCTGCGGGAACTGGTCAGCCGATTCAACACGTAA
- a CDS encoding glycosyltransferase gives MEDNDIAQLELASIRLHTPVSIVVPTFREVENIPRLIERIAALAEAYDAEFELIFADDNSRDGSVEAVENCGYPWVRILVRTEDPGLSQSVIDGMKAATHPAIVCMDCDLSHPPERIPHLILALQSGQQFVIGSRYVPGGSTDDDWGLFRWLNSRIATLLARPLTDSKDPMAGFFAMRKEDFDNAKDLNPVGYKIALELIVKCRLENVGEVPIHFRDRDLGESKLTLRQQLLYIQHLRRLYIYKFSTAMELLQFLAVGSSGMVVNLVTLTVLSLLGAADGVALLGGIAVSVLSNFLLNRRFTFGYARGGNFWKQMAGYFTVTSAGATINYIVAYVMRQTLLSGFGLGLQLSAVIGIGAGMMFNFLGNRFFVFKRRSYAQRAEAQAKQPVDVPEDSAEAEPSSAV, from the coding sequence GTGGAAGACAACGACATCGCTCAGCTCGAGCTGGCCAGTATCCGGCTTCACACGCCGGTCAGTATCGTCGTGCCCACGTTCCGCGAGGTGGAGAACATCCCCCGCCTGATCGAGCGGATCGCCGCGCTGGCCGAGGCCTACGACGCCGAGTTCGAGCTGATCTTCGCCGACGACAACAGCCGGGACGGCAGCGTCGAGGCGGTCGAGAACTGCGGCTACCCCTGGGTCCGTATCCTCGTGCGGACCGAAGACCCCGGGCTGAGCCAGTCGGTGATCGACGGCATGAAGGCGGCCACCCACCCGGCCATCGTCTGCATGGACTGCGACCTCAGCCACCCCCCCGAACGCATCCCCCACCTCATCCTCGCCCTGCAGTCCGGCCAGCAGTTCGTCATCGGCTCGCGCTACGTCCCCGGCGGATCGACCGACGACGACTGGGGCTTGTTCCGCTGGCTCAACAGCCGCATCGCCACGCTTCTGGCTCGGCCGCTCACCGACAGCAAGGACCCCATGGCGGGATTCTTCGCGATGCGCAAAGAAGACTTCGACAACGCCAAAGACCTCAACCCGGTCGGCTACAAGATCGCGTTGGAGCTGATCGTGAAGTGTCGGCTGGAGAACGTCGGCGAGGTGCCGATCCACTTCCGCGACCGCGACCTGGGCGAGAGCAAGCTCACGCTCCGCCAGCAACTGCTCTACATCCAACACCTCCGCCGGCTGTACATCTACAAGTTCTCGACCGCGATGGAGCTTTTGCAGTTCCTGGCGGTGGGCAGCTCGGGCATGGTCGTGAACCTGGTCACCCTGACCGTGTTGTCGCTGCTCGGCGCTGCCGATGGCGTGGCGTTGCTTGGCGGCATCGCCGTGAGCGTGCTCAGCAACTTCCTGCTCAACCGCCGATTCACTTTCGGCTACGCGCGGGGCGGCAACTTCTGGAAGCAGATGGCCGGGTACTTCACGGTCACCTCGGCGGGCGCGACGATCAACTACATCGTGGCCTACGTCATGCGGCAGACGCTGCTGTCGGGCTTCGGCCTGGGGCTGCAGCTCTCGGCGGTCATCGGGATTGGCGCGGGCATGATGTTCAACTTCCTGGGCAACCGCTTCTTCGTGTTCAAACGCCGCAGCTACGCCCAGCGAGCCGAGGCCCAGGCCAAACAACCGGTGGACGTGCCAGAAGATTCAGCCGAAGCTGAGCCTTCCTCGGCCGTGTGA
- a CDS encoding type II secretion system protein, whose amino-acid sequence MPQRQAFTLIELLVVISIIAILIGILLPALGASRKAARNVVCQSNLRSIHQLIHVYASDFDQNIPVGYRDTSASFPPRLQFNANVYSGFASKFVLYGWLHEHGLMETPEVFYCPAETSEGQSFDSASNPWPPGTPGQNVLTSYGMAPLAPIPDDAVNATNLPKLDLLGQQAILADSVGLPERVDSRHGDGVHALYADAAVRWIDRDRFDADLEVITSLSDTFNPQQQAIWDVINER is encoded by the coding sequence ATGCCCCAACGCCAAGCCTTCACGCTGATCGAACTCCTTGTCGTGATCTCGATCATCGCGATCCTCATCGGTATCCTGCTCCCCGCCCTCGGGGCCTCGCGCAAAGCCGCCCGCAACGTCGTTTGCCAGAGCAACCTGCGCAGCATCCACCAGCTCATCCACGTCTACGCCAGCGACTTCGATCAGAACATCCCGGTCGGCTACCGTGACACCAGCGCCAGCTTTCCGCCCCGCCTGCAATTCAACGCCAACGTCTACAGCGGCTTCGCCAGTAAGTTCGTGCTCTACGGCTGGCTGCACGAGCACGGGCTCATGGAGACACCCGAAGTCTTCTACTGCCCCGCCGAAACGAGCGAAGGGCAATCTTTCGATTCCGCCTCCAACCCCTGGCCACCCGGCACGCCGGGACAAAACGTCCTCACGAGCTACGGCATGGCCCCGCTCGCCCCCATCCCCGACGATGCCGTCAACGCCACCAACCTGCCCAAGCTCGACCTGCTCGGCCAGCAAGCAATCCTGGCCGACAGCGTCGGACTCCCCGAACGGGTCGATTCCCGCCACGGCGATGGTGTCCACGCGCTCTACGCCGACGCGGCCGTCCGCTGGATCGACCGCGATCGTTTCGATGCCGACCTTGAAGTGATTACTTCGCTGAGCGACACCTTCAACCCGCAGCAGCAGGCGATCTGGGACGTGATCAACGAGCGCTAA
- a CDS encoding glycosyltransferase family 39 protein has product MNESADASTTPQAPAASAALLERRGPALLALAVVVLIGTALRFYRIGVLPLWRDEGATLRFARRTLGELWGPLAVLETNPPLYYSVQRLWLVFGESEAALRSLSAVLGVASIGLTYLLAAGLAAPEVRRRTGLVAAALYAVAAMQIEYAQEARAYGMMTTFALGAMVCLSVLLRHPIAASRLWWKRGDNPSTAEGEASLRLGLAWAGYILSSLVMLYTHNTAVVPMACIQLLTFTWWLTAGGRRWGFFGNWFAANVLVLVGWAWWIPRIMGQATNRLQTNWWIPDANWGSVWQSFEQIYLYDHLNRIGLVALALGLITMLLGLLAWRKRPVALLMCLGMGVGGIMLLYALSQWRPMFLTRAVIWTAPAMFALMAAGLMSIRPTPLRLGVVGFLLLLSTKNVHSSYALIEKSPWDRAADYVRDHDEAGDLLVFIWEPHDTAFDYYYPQDTGPADRIGLVDLSAAEFDGEAPTAYFITLERVARDRLEERAKGYQTVWLITSRPAEQWENSVAVLGDPASIGKFGRIVVREYRLAE; this is encoded by the coding sequence TTGAACGAATCGGCCGACGCCTCCACCACACCCCAAGCACCCGCGGCTTCGGCTGCCTTGCTCGAGCGACGCGGCCCGGCGTTGCTGGCGCTCGCCGTGGTAGTGTTGATCGGGACGGCCCTGCGGTTCTACCGCATCGGTGTGCTGCCGCTGTGGCGTGACGAGGGCGCGACCCTGCGGTTTGCCCGCCGAACGCTGGGCGAGCTCTGGGGGCCGTTGGCGGTGTTGGAGACCAACCCGCCGCTGTACTACAGCGTCCAGCGGCTTTGGCTGGTGTTCGGCGAATCGGAGGCGGCGCTGCGGTCGCTGTCGGCGGTGCTGGGTGTGGCATCGATCGGATTGACCTACCTGCTCGCGGCGGGGCTGGCGGCCCCGGAGGTGCGGCGGCGGACGGGGCTGGTGGCGGCGGCGTTGTATGCCGTGGCGGCCATGCAGATCGAATACGCCCAGGAAGCCCGGGCCTACGGCATGATGACCACGTTCGCCCTCGGCGCGATGGTCTGCCTCTCGGTTCTCCTGCGGCATCCGATCGCGGCGAGTCGGCTCTGGTGGAAGCGCGGGGACAATCCGTCCACGGCCGAAGGCGAAGCGAGTCTCCGCCTAGGCTTGGCCTGGGCGGGGTACATCCTCTCGTCGCTGGTGATGCTCTACACGCACAACACCGCCGTCGTCCCGATGGCGTGCATCCAGCTTTTGACCTTCACTTGGTGGCTCACGGCGGGCGGCCGGCGGTGGGGCTTCTTCGGGAACTGGTTCGCCGCTAACGTGCTGGTGCTCGTGGGGTGGGCCTGGTGGATCCCGCGCATCATGGGCCAGGCGACCAACCGCCTGCAGACCAACTGGTGGATCCCCGATGCGAACTGGGGATCGGTTTGGCAGTCGTTCGAGCAGATCTACCTCTACGACCACCTCAACCGCATCGGCCTCGTGGCGTTGGCGCTGGGGCTGATCACGATGCTCCTGGGTTTGTTGGCCTGGCGGAAGCGGCCGGTGGCGTTGCTGATGTGTCTGGGGATGGGCGTGGGCGGCATCATGTTGTTGTACGCCCTCAGCCAGTGGAGGCCGATGTTCCTGACCCGGGCGGTCATCTGGACCGCCCCGGCGATGTTCGCGCTTATGGCGGCGGGCTTGATGTCCATCCGGCCGACGCCGCTGCGTCTGGGCGTCGTCGGCTTCCTGCTGCTGCTGTCGACCAAGAACGTGCACTCCTCCTACGCCCTGATCGAGAAGTCGCCTTGGGACCGGGCCGCGGACTACGTGCGGGACCACGACGAGGCGGGCGACCTGCTCGTGTTCATCTGGGAGCCCCACGACACCGCGTTCGATTACTACTACCCTCAAGACACCGGCCCCGCCGACCGCATCGGGCTGGTCGATCTGTCCGCCGCGGAGTTCGACGGCGAGGCCCCCACGGCGTACTTCATCACCCTCGAACGCGTCGCCCGGGACCGTCTCGAAGAGAGGGCCAAGGGATACCAAACGGTCTGGCTGATCACCAGCCGGCCCGCCGAGCAGTGGGAAAACAGCGTCGCGGTGTTGGGTGATCCGGCGTCTATAGGGAAGTTCGGCCGTATCGTCGTGCGCGAGTACCGATTGGCGGAATAG
- the ftsH gene encoding ATP-dependent zinc metalloprotease FtsH, which produces MSDEKDPKINRGDDKRPARDNGNRSGKDDKPTGRGGGPGNNGKPNNVMSRGAFAWIMVGIIALVMLLLVNSAQNSASEVSWKEFYERAQNGDFDTNESLVVKNDRIIGQLREGLTGEIVTKAPNGRIFTPISIETKTYRLFLLDKIGYGNVKEDAGSNLLVQILIAWGPILLILFLIYFFVFRSIRGAGGGPGGMLGSFGRSKHKVLNKEHSNITLADVAGIDEAKDEVGEIIEFLKNPKKFQRLGGRVPRGVLLIGRPGCGKTLLAKAVAGEADAPFFSISGSDFVEMFVGVGASRVRDLFKQAKDSSPCIIFLDEIDAVGRRRGSGFSSGGHDEREQTLNAILVEMDGFDSSDQVIVMASTNRADVLDPALTRPGRFDRQVQVQLPDIKGRLEILKVHARKIKLNPQADLEKLARGTPMFSGAELAAIINEAAIGATLQNKDFVEQEDLEEARDKVRYGRSRKSHKIEEEEKKVIAYHEAGHAVVMYYDEHSEPLHKVTIIPRGQALGATFMLPDKDRHIQSKQQLLSMMRVSYGGRIAEQMFTGDQYNGTAGDIRQVMGVARAMVTEYGMSEKLGFQMLGVDSQAQPWEQPDKLYSDETAELIDAEIKRLIDTTYQETVDLITEHKQQTEDLAQALLKYETLTYEEVDKIMKGEPLNKATVSDLLAAEKEKLEAEQAAQADEPSTDRAADGDDDPAPGIMPTPA; this is translated from the coding sequence ATGTCTGACGAAAAAGACCCCAAAATCAACCGCGGTGACGACAAGCGGCCCGCCCGCGACAACGGCAACCGCTCCGGCAAGGACGACAAGCCCACCGGCCGTGGCGGCGGGCCGGGCAACAACGGCAAGCCCAACAACGTCATGTCCCGCGGCGCGTTCGCGTGGATCATGGTCGGCATCATCGCCCTGGTCATGCTCCTCCTGGTTAACTCGGCCCAGAACTCGGCCAGCGAAGTGTCCTGGAAAGAGTTCTACGAACGCGCCCAGAACGGCGACTTCGACACCAACGAATCGCTGGTCGTGAAAAACGACCGCATCATCGGCCAGCTCCGCGAAGGCCTCACCGGCGAGATCGTCACCAAGGCCCCCAACGGCCGTATCTTCACCCCCATCAGCATCGAGACGAAGACCTACCGCTTGTTCCTGCTGGACAAGATCGGCTACGGCAACGTCAAGGAAGATGCCGGCAGCAACCTGCTGGTGCAGATCCTGATCGCCTGGGGCCCGATCCTGCTGATCCTGTTCCTGATCTACTTCTTCGTGTTCCGCAGCATCCGTGGCGCGGGCGGCGGGCCGGGCGGCATGCTCGGCAGCTTCGGCCGGTCCAAGCACAAAGTCCTCAACAAAGAACACTCGAACATCACCCTGGCCGACGTCGCGGGTATCGACGAAGCCAAGGACGAAGTCGGCGAGATCATCGAGTTCCTCAAGAACCCCAAGAAGTTCCAGCGTCTGGGCGGCCGCGTGCCGCGTGGTGTGCTGCTGATCGGTCGGCCGGGTTGCGGTAAGACGCTGCTGGCCAAGGCCGTGGCGGGCGAGGCGGATGCGCCGTTCTTCTCGATCTCTGGCTCGGACTTCGTCGAGATGTTCGTCGGCGTGGGTGCATCCCGTGTTCGCGACCTGTTCAAGCAAGCGAAAGACAGCTCGCCGTGCATCATCTTCCTGGACGAAATCGACGCCGTCGGCCGTCGCCGTGGCAGCGGGTTTTCGTCCGGTGGTCACGATGAACGTGAGCAGACGCTTAACGCGATCCTCGTCGAGATGGATGGCTTCGACAGCTCCGACCAGGTCATCGTGATGGCCTCGACCAACCGCGCGGATGTACTCGACCCGGCGTTGACCCGTCCGGGCCGGTTCGACCGCCAGGTGCAGGTGCAGCTGCCCGACATCAAGGGCCGGCTGGAGATCCTCAAGGTCCACGCCCGCAAGATCAAGCTCAATCCCCAGGCCGACCTCGAGAAGCTCGCCCGCGGCACGCCGATGTTCTCCGGTGCCGAGCTCGCGGCGATCATCAACGAGGCTGCCATCGGTGCGACCCTGCAGAACAAGGACTTTGTCGAGCAGGAAGACCTCGAAGAGGCCCGCGACAAGGTGCGCTACGGCCGATCGCGCAAGTCGCACAAGATCGAAGAAGAAGAGAAGAAGGTCATCGCCTACCACGAGGCCGGCCACGCCGTGGTCATGTACTACGACGAGCACTCCGAGCCGCTGCACAAGGTGACGATCATCCCGCGTGGCCAAGCGTTGGGTGCCACGTTCATGCTGCCCGACAAAGATCGCCACATCCAGAGCAAGCAGCAGCTGCTCTCGATGATGCGTGTCAGCTACGGCGGCCGGATCGCCGAGCAGATGTTCACCGGCGACCAGTACAACGGCACCGCCGGCGATATCCGCCAGGTCATGGGCGTCGCCCGGGCGATGGTGACCGAGTACGGCATGTCCGAAAAGCTCGGCTTCCAGATGCTGGGCGTCGATAGCCAGGCCCAGCCTTGGGAGCAGCCCGACAAGCTGTACTCGGATGAAACCGCCGAGCTCATTGATGCCGAGATCAAACGCCTGATCGATACGACGTATCAGGAAACCGTCGATCTCATCACCGAGCACAAGCAGCAGACCGAAGACCTCGCCCAGGCGCTGCTGAAGTACGAGACGCTGACCTACGAAGAGGTCGACAAGATCATGAAGGGTGAGCCCCTGAACAAGGCCACCGTCAGCGACCTGCTCGCCGCGGAGAAAGAAAAGCTCGAAGCCGAGCAAGCGGCACAGGCGGATGAGCCTTCGACCGATCGGGCAGCCGACGGCGACGACGACCCCGCCCCGGGCATCATGCCCACGCCCGCATAA